The Fusarium falciforme chromosome 7, complete sequence genome window below encodes:
- a CDS encoding Fungal-trans domain-containing protein codes for MASILGRASHYVLQENRDSQLGLPWSSTSPYASISSTLLQLEICFGMNEDPKKTLRERCYIDESIDQHLAGPFIYSKALFHLSHCLLHHPFLIQQRLQKLQQRAPPIFINTAWKSCIAHAKRLIELKDTKHHNVLVLTSLYGYCTMVAGTIHVLSMNDDNQSVREQGQEYYNSALDFLNDLSCYWKHAALMANRLERFRQQCENRRVDMNPCADKSGHSPGDVKALWQSVDYALLSAPTRPGSPTNGQAPSGMDLFTPQSKLFDFPDFDTFAEGLGIFSNLPVLENKNLFPDLETSAQDDSLE; via the exons ATGGCATCGATCTTAGGTCGAGCGTCACACTATGTACTTCAAGAGAACCGTGATTCACAGCTGGGCCTCCCTTGgtcctcaacctctccctACGCCTCTATATCATCCACTCTACTTCAGCTAGAGATTTGTTTCGGGATGAACGAGGACCCCAAGAAAACCCTGAGGGAGAGGTGTTATATAGATGAGTCCATCGACCAACATCTTGCGGGCCCCTTTATCTATTCCAAAGCACTCTTCCACCTCTCACATTGTCTTTTACATCATCCATTCTTGATACAGCAGCGCTTGCAAAAGCTACAGCAGAGAGCTCCCCCGATATTCATAAACACAGCATGGAAAAGCTGCATAGCGCATGCCAAGAGATTGATAGAGCTGAAAGACACGAAACATCATAACGTGCTTGTCTTGACATCTCTCTATGGCTATTGTACCATGGTAGCAGGAACCATCCATGTCCTGTCAATGAATGACGACAACCAGTCTGTCCGCGAGCAAGGGCAGGAGTATTACAATTCTGCGCTGGACTTTCTCAATGATCTCTCTTGTTATTGGAAGCACGCGGCTCTGATG GCAAATCGACTGGAGCGTTTTCGACAACAATGCGAGAACCGTCGAGTAGATATGAACCCGTGTGCCGACAAATCCGGGCACTCGCCCGGCGATGTTAAAGCATTATGGCAGAGCGTCGACTATGCGCTGCTGTCGGCTCCGACCCGGCCTGGAAGTCCCACCAACGGCCAAGCACCGAGCGGGATGGACTTGTTCACACCGCAAAGCAAGCTCTTTGACTTTCCTGATTTTGACACGTTTGCTGAAGGACTTGGCATTTTTAGTAATCTGCCGGTTTTGGAAAACAAGAATCTCTTTCCAGACCTGGAAACCTCTGCTCAGGACGACTCCCTTGAATAG